The genomic DNA gccaCAGGATATCGTGGTCCGCGCCGTGGAGCACGAGGATCTTGGCAGGGTCGGTAAAAACCTCGttgagcacctcggcgtgctcgcgcacctcgtccgagaGCGTGTCCACGATCCAGTCGCCGTACCGCGTGCTCACCTGCATCAGGCACACAATGCCGAGGTACGAGTGCTTGTTGTGGTGCTCCAAGTCGACGGCGATCTCCTTTACGCggtcctcggcaaggtgTGCCTTaagcgcatcgagctcaGCCGCAGTGCGCACCCACGCAAACGGGCAGCGGtccgtcgaggcggtgggCCGACGCACATCCAggggctcgggcgcctgGGGCTGGGGTGTGTCGAacgcgctctttggcaCGTCGGTCTGATAAATCTCGACATGATAAGGATTAAGGCGGGGATCGCCCTCAACGCTGTACGGCCCGACGATCAGCCCCTCGGCCGTGTCCCAGCGGGGGTCGCGCCAGCCGAGCGGCACCTTGGCATTCggcttgccgaggcgcagcggccggcTCCACTTGTGGTCTGCGCGGTTGTCCGGCTGCGTCGTAAAGAGGCGCTGGGGATGCGGGATCTGTGCATTGAGAATATGCGCCGGGAGCGGCCCACTCTGCAGCAGGTCCtcttcggcctcggcctcggccttggccttgctcttttccggcgcggcgatcgggcggcggccctCGTACTCGTCCAGGTACacgtcggtgcgctccAGCAGCTGATCAACCAGGTCTCCGACGGCCGTCGTaaaggtgctcggcgctgcgagctgctcggcgtcgtccaTGCCAGCCTCGGTCTCGCCATCGGCGATCCACGAGCGCATTGCGCGCATCACctgcccgaggcgctcggtcgcatccgcgagcgagcgctgcaCCCCGCGGTCAATCGAGCAGTAAAAGTCGAGATCAGTCGACGAcgggagctgcgcggcggtctgcgtcgcagccgccagcgcgccgctcaccTCGCCCAAGCGCTCTTCCATCGTCGCAAGAAATCGGCTTAGTCAGcatcctcctcgacgcgatggccgacgacgcggtgccgtccgtgcgcgcggcgccgcttACTGCGTCGTATacgtggcgctcgccgatACCTGACCAGTGCGTGGGGGGCTCGgggacgcagcgcgtcccgtgcgtgctcggcgtggacgaggcgggGCGTGGGCCAGTGCTCGGTACGTATTTTCTCTTATGTAGGTCCGCTCGTCTACGGCATTGCGTACTGCCCCGAGGACcagcaagaggcgctgcgcggtgTGGGGTTTGCCGACTCCAAGACACTTAcgccggagcgccgcgacgcgctccttgcaGCCCTGCTCGAAAACCACGCATCGATGGGTAGGTCACGTCGCTGACCCAGGCTGGGCCGTACGCGTGATGTCGCCTCAGGACATCTCCGCTGGCATGCTCAAGCGCCGGCCGCATAATCTGAATGCACAGAGCAGCGACGCTACCGTCATGCTCATCCAGGGCGTCCTCGACTCGGGCGTGGACGTGACAAAAGTAGGTGCTTTATCTCACCCAGATCTTTGTCGACAcggtcggcgagccggGGGCGTACGCGCGCTTGCTGCAGTCGCACTTTCCCAGGCATCCGCATATTGAGTGGACCGTCACAAAAAAGGCCGACGCCATCTATccggtcgtcggcgcggcgagtaTCGCTGCCAAGGTGACGCGCGACCGCTGCATCGAGCACTGGATGTACGCGGAACGCAGcctgccgctcgagccgggcgcgggcgacaagcgcaagcgcgatgATGAAGAGAGCGTGTACATCACCGGAAGCGGCTACCCCGGCGACCCAAAAACCGTGCGCTACCTCCAAGAGACGCTCGACCCGGTATTTGGATGGGCCGGCATCGTGCGCTTCAGCTGGGCGACGGCCAAGACAATGCTCGAAGAAGCCGTGCGGCCCACAGGATCGCGGCGCAAGACAGAGGCAGCGAGCGAGCCGTCTCTTGCTccgctcggcacggtgcGGCCCGCAGCC from Malassezia japonica chromosome 1, complete sequence includes the following:
- a CDS encoding ribonuclease H (COG:L; EggNog:ENOG503NYTC; BUSCO:EOG09263OWL), with translation MADDAVPSVRAAPLTASYTWRSPIPDQCVGGSGTQRVPCVLGVDEAGRGPVLGPLVYGIAYCPEDQQEALRGVGFADSKTLTPERRDALLAALLENHASMGWAVRVMSPQDISAGMLKRRPHNLNAQSSDATVMLIQGVLDSGVDVTKIFVDTVGEPGAYARLLQSHFPRHPHIEWTVTKKADAIYPVVGAASIAAKVTRDRCIEHWMYAERSLPLEPGAGDKRKRDDEESVYITGSGYPGDPKTVRYLQETLDPVFGWAGIVRFSWATAKTMLEEAVRPTGSRRKTEAASEPSLAPLGTVRPAATRGYAVRWIDEPATLTDFFSRGPRKIGAPRAMSTKAKNEKAPEPAPTLPAHQQLQRTDTETLRKQRPALWADLSLGSASASDLFG